ACGAGGTCGGTGCGGCCGTCGCCGTCGACGTCGCCGACGGCCATCTCGCGGGGCTCGAACGAGGCTCCGCCGCCGCCGCGGAACGACTTCCGCTCGTAGAGCTTGAAGGTCAGGGCGTGGAGCAGGTCCTCGGTGCCGTCGTAGCTGGCGACGTCGAGGGCCTGCTCGACGACGTCGGTGAAGACGACGTCGGCGACGCCGTCGGCGTTGAGGTCGCCGGCGATCAGGTCGCCGAGCCGGCCCTCGATGGTCCTGGGCTCGTAGCTGGCGATGACCTTGAGCCGGCGGCCCCGGCCCCCCGTCTGGAGGACGGCGAAGCGGTCGGTGCCGGCGATCAGGAGGTCGTCGCGGCCGTCGGCGTCGAAGTCGCCGACGTGCAAGCCCTCGAAGTTGATCGACCCCAGGGCGAGGCTGCCGGCCTGGCGGTAGACGCCGTCCTTGGGGGTCAGGAAGAGGAGCGACTTGGTGCTGCGGTCGAGCAGGACGACGTCCTTGCGGCCCTCGCCGGTGACGTCGAGCGCGGCGGCGCCCTGGATCTGGGCCGTGCCCCGGGCGGCGTTGTACTGGTCCTTGATCTGCCACTGCCCCTTGTCGTCGAGCTGGACGCGGCGGCCGAAGGTGTTCTGGGCGACGACCAGGGCGGGGCCGTCGAGGTCCGTCAGGCTCACGCCGGCCGGGGTCGCCCCGCCGAGCGGGCCGAGGCCGCCGGCGAACGGCTTCAGGCCCTCGTCCTTCTGGCCCAGGAGCAGGATCGGGGCCCCGAAGCCGCTGAAGACCAGCAGGTCGGTCTCGCCGTCGCGGTCGACGTCGAGGGCGCGGATGGCGGTGGGCGCGCCGGAGAGGCCGGCGAGGGGGACGGCCTCGGCGGCGCCGAACTTGACCTCGGCGGCCCCGCCCGAGGCGTCCGGACGCACGGCCCGCAGCTCGAAGGCGTCGGCGCCCGGCTTGGTCCTCGCGGCGTAGACGACCGCGGGCTTGCCCGACTCCTCGACGTCGGCGAGGGCCATGGCGACGGGCTCGCCCTTGATCGCCAGGGCCGTCGGGAAGCTCAGCCGGCCGTCCTCGAAGCGGCTGCGGCCGATCTGCTTCTCCTGCTCCGAGAGGACGAGGGCCTCGTCGCGGCCGTCGCCGTCGAGGTCGGTCAGGATCACCCCCTTGCCGCCCAGCAGGCCGGGGAACGACTCGCCGGTGCTCAGGCCGGTCCCGCCCGACTGGCGGTAGACCCACATCTGGGCGTTGGCCGGGTCGGTGACGACCACGTCCTTCTTCTTGTCGCCGTCGAGGTCGCCCACGGCCAGGCTGCGGCCCCGCTCGTTCCCCTTGGGGAGGCCGAAGAAGGCCAGGCGGCCCCAGCGGTCGTCGGAGTCGGCCGCGGACTCGTCGAGCTTGTAGACCTTGCCCCGGCCCGACTGCTCCTCGACCGTGAGCACCTCGACCCCCTTGCCGCCGTCGAGCTGGCCGAACGCCAGGGCTCGCACCTTGGCGATCGCGAACCGCTGCTCGGGCCCGAGCTTCTTGTCGGGCGTGGCGAACCGGACGTGGATCGGGTGGTCGGACTCGCCGTCGAGGATCACCAGGTCGGACGCGCCGTCGCCGTCCAGGTCCTGGATCTTGACCATGCTGGGGGTGGCCGCGGTGTGCGGGGCCCGCTCGGGCTCGGACAGCACGCCGGGTTCGGTCTGTCGGATGAGGACCAGCTCGCCCTCGGTCAGCAGCGCGACGTCGTCGCGGCCGTCCTGGTCGACGTCGCCGACGGCCAGGGCGTTGGAGCTCTCCAGGGCGTCCCCGCACTTGATCCGCTTCGGCGGCCCGAACTTGCCCGCGCCCTCGTTGTGGAGGATGACGATCTCGGCCGGGGTGCCGTAGAAGACCAGGTCGGCCTTGCCGTCGCCGTTGAAGTCGCCCGAGCCCAGGCTGACGACCTCGCGGTCGACCGGGATGTTCGCCGGCCGCATCCGCTTGTCGGAATCCAGGTCATTGACCTCCTTGCGGAAGGGCCGGGCGTCGGCCGCCCCGGCGGCCTTCTTGGAGGAGAGCAGCAGGTCGATCCGCGACCGGGCGTTGTTGGCGACGA
The DNA window shown above is from Paludisphaera mucosa and carries:
- a CDS encoding FG-GAP repeat domain-containing protein; this encodes MIKPPGIRGFVLMWACLGAAAGAGRAGAGDDEPKPAGKARLADYFGFLPLELYKLDYRIGNLTLADVDGDKVDDVIVANNARSRIDLLLSSKKAAGAADARPFRKEVNDLDSDKRMRPANIPVDREVVSLGSGDFNGDGKADLVFYGTPAEIVILHNEGAGKFGPPKRIKCGDALESSNALAVGDVDQDGRDDVALLTEGELVLIRQTEPGVLSEPERAPHTAATPSMVKIQDLDGDGASDLVILDGESDHPIHVRFATPDKKLGPEQRFAIAKVRALAFGQLDGGKGVEVLTVEEQSGRGKVYKLDESAADSDDRWGRLAFFGLPKGNERGRSLAVGDLDGDKKKDVVVTDPANAQMWVYRQSGGTGLSTGESFPGLLGGKGVILTDLDGDGRDEALVLSEQEKQIGRSRFEDGRLSFPTALAIKGEPVAMALADVEESGKPAVVYAARTKPGADAFELRAVRPDASGGAAEVKFGAAEAVPLAGLSGAPTAIRALDVDRDGETDLLVFSGFGAPILLLGQKDEGLKPFAGGLGPLGGATPAGVSLTDLDGPALVVAQNTFGRRVQLDDKGQWQIKDQYNAARGTAQIQGAAALDVTGEGRKDVVLLDRSTKSLLFLTPKDGVYRQAGSLALGSINFEGLHVGDFDADGRDDLLIAGTDRFAVLQTGGRGRRLKVIASYEPRTIEGRLGDLIAGDLNADGVADVVFTDVVEQALDVASYDGTEDLLHALTFKLYERKSFRGGGGASFEPREMAVGDVDGDGRTDLVLVLHDRVVVLRQDAGPDDKKPAETAAAPK